CTGGTCGGCACCGGGCGCGGCGCCCAGCTCGGCATCCTCATCAAGGGCCCCGAGGTCCTGGAGTCCACCCGCCGCGTCGACACCGTCCTCCTCGACAAGACCGGCACCGTCACCACCGGCCGGATGACCCTCCTCGCCGTGCACACCGCCGACGGCACCGACGAGAGTGAGGTGCTGCGCCTCGCCGGGGCGCTGGAGAACGCCTCCGAGCACCCCATCGGCCGTGCCGTCGCGGCCGGGGCCGGGGCCGCCGAGCGGACCGGTGCCCTGCCCGTCCCGGAGGACTTCGCCGGCATCCCCGGACTCGGCGTGCGGGGCGTCGTCGAGGGACACACCGTGCTCGTCGGCCGGGAGCAGCTGCTGGACCTGCCGGGCGGGGCGACCGGGCTGCCCGCGTCGCTGAAGGAGGCCAAGGCCGCGGCCGAGGCCGCCGGCCGGACCGCGATCGCCGTGGCCTGGGACGGCGAGGCCCGCGCCGTGCTGGAGGTCGCCGACGCGGTGAAGGACACCAGCGCGGAGGCCGTCCGGCGGCTGCGGGCGCTCGGCCTGCGGCCGGTGCTGCTCACCGGCGACAACCGGGCCGTGGCCGAGGCGGTGGCCCGGGAGGCCGGCATCGACGAGGTGATCGCCGAGGTGCTGCCCGAGGAGAAGGCCGAGGTCGTCCGGCGGCTCCAGGCGCAAGGCCGTACGGTCGCGATGGTCGGCGACGGGGTCAACGACGCCGCCGCGCTCGCCCAGGCCGACCTGGGGCTGGCCATGGGCACCGGTACCGACGCGGCGATCGAGGCGGCGGACCTGACCCTGGTCCGCGGCGACCTGCGGGCCGCGGCCGACGCGATCCGCCTCTCCCGCCGCACCCTGGGCACCATCAAGTCCAACCTGTTCTGGGCCTTCGCCTACAACGTGGCCGCACTGCCGCTGGCCGCGGCGGGCCTGCTGAACCCGATGATCGCGGGGGCGGCGATGGCGTTCTCCTCGGTGTTCGTGGTCGGCAACTCGCTGCGGCTGCGCGGGTTCCGGGCCGCGGGCTGACGCACCGCCGGGGGCGGTCCCGGGCCGGGACCGCCCCCGCCGGGCTACTTGAGGGCGGCCTGCACGACGGCCTGCACCACCGGGTTGCCCGACTCGTCCTTGGCGTTCGTGTCGTTGACCGAGTAGACGACCGTACGGCTCAGGTCGCGGGTCGCGGCGACACCCGTGCTGTAGCCGTACCGGGCGCCGCTCTTGAACCAGTAGACCCGGCCCTCGTGCTCGTACCGCTGGAGTCCGGCGCTGTACGTGGCGCTCTTGATGTGCGCCGGGACCCGGAACATCTCCCGCAACTGTGGCTCCGGCACGATCCGGCCCTGGAACAGCGCGGTGACCAGGCGCTCCAGATCGGCCGTGGTGGAGATCATGTCCCCGGCGGCCCAGCGGTCCGCCTGGTTCCACTCGGTGACGTCGACCAGCCGGGTGGTGCCGCCCGGGCCCGGCATCGCCTGGTAGCCGCGGTTGTGCGGGCCGTGGATGCGGGGATCGGCGCCGGGGAATCCGGTGTCCTGCATCCCGGCGGGCAGCAGCACCCGCCGCCTGGCCTCGGTGGCGTACGCGTGGCCCGTCACCTTCTCGATGAGCAGGCCGAGGATCGTGTAGTTGACGTTCAGGTAGTGCTGCCGGCTGCCGGGACGGAACTCCGGGCCCTTGGCGACCGCGGAGGCCACGACCTGCGTGGGGGAGAGCGCGTCGAAGCGGTGCGCGTACTCCTCCTCGACCGTGCTCCCGAGGCTGTCACCGGGCCGGATCCCGCTGGTGTGGTTCAGCAGCTGCCGCACGGTGACCGGACGGAACGCGGGTCCGAGCAGGCCGGGGAGATAGTGCTGCACCGGCCGGTCGAGGGCGATCCGGCCGTCCGCCACGAGGTCCAGGACGACGGCCGCGGTCACGACCTTCGTGACGGAGCCCGCGCGGAAGCGGGCGTCCGCGTCGGCCGGCCCTCCGCCGGCCAGATCCCGCAC
Above is a genomic segment from Streptomyces glaucescens containing:
- a CDS encoding serine hydrolase domain-containing protein, producing MPARRRTVLLTAGVTLALTAGPLAAPALAHTPSPAAPPSASSAPVPTAPASAPVTRHSAPNGKALRAALDGVPGAHATAALVRIGGGDGVWRGSAGVRDLAGGGPADADARFRAGSVTKVVTAAVVLDLVADGRIALDRPVQHYLPGLLGPAFRPVTVRQLLNHTSGIRPGDSLGSTVEEEYAHRFDALSPTQVVASAVAKGPEFRPGSRQHYLNVNYTILGLLIEKVTGHAYATEARRRVLLPAGMQDTGFPGADPRIHGPHNRGYQAMPGPGGTTRLVDVTEWNQADRWAAGDMISTTADLERLVTALFQGRIVPEPQLREMFRVPAHIKSATYSAGLQRYEHEGRVYWFKSGARYGYSTGVAATRDLSRTVVYSVNDTNAKDESGNPVVQAVVQAALK